In Deinococcus irradiatisoli, the genomic stretch CCCAGACGTTGAGGCCGAGGTGGTGATGGTAGCCGCCCACCGCCAGAAACGAAGCGCCGGGAAACTCGGTCATCCGCTCGAAACCCAGTTGCCGGTAAAAATCGCGGGCCGCGCCCTGATCGCTCACCTTGAAGTGAAAGTGGCCCATGCGGGTGCCGGAAGGCAGGCCGGTCCAGCGGGTGTCGCCCGCGCTGGACAGCACCCCCTGAACGTCGAGCGGGTCGGTCGCCATCTGTACCTGAGGGCCGTGCGGCCCCGGCAGGAACGTCCACTCGCCGCGCGGCCGGTCACGGTACACCTCGATGCCGTGCCCGTCGGGGTCGTGGAGGTACACCGCCTCGCTCACCAGATGGTCGGACGCTCCGATCCGCACGCCGAGTTCGGCGACGCGCCGCACGAAGCGTCCCAGGTCGGCGCGGGAAGGCAACAGCAGCGCGAAATGGTACAGCCCGGTCGCCGGGCGCTGGGCCGGAACCGGCTCGGCCAGCGCGTGCAGCACCACCAAGGAGCGCTCGGAGGTGCCGAGTTCGGTTCGGTGCCGGGTCTGGCTCAGCACCTCCAGGCCCAGCACGGTTCGGTAGAATTCCACGCTGCGCGGCAGGTCGCTGACACCAAGTTCGATGGCGCCCAGTTCGAGGCTGAGCAGGGAAGCGGCAGCGGCAGACGGATCAGGTTCGAGAATCGTCATCAGAAGCTCCTGGGCCGAGCAGCGTCAGCA encodes the following:
- a CDS encoding VOC family protein encodes the protein MTILEPDPSAAAASLLSLELGAIELGVSDLPRSVEFYRTVLGLEVLSQTRHRTELGTSERSLVVLHALAEPVPAQRPATGLYHFALLLPSRADLGRFVRRVAELGVRIGASDHLVSEAVYLHDPDGHGIEVYRDRPRGEWTFLPGPHGPQVQMATDPLDVQGVLSSAGDTRWTGLPSGTRMGHFHFKVSDQGAARDFYRQLGFERMTEFPGASFLAVGGYHHHLGLNVWESRGAAPPAPHTPALRLAHFTLKPGEFASLLARLQGVGLPLDLGEGGLELGDPSGNRLHFSPR